A genomic segment from Candidatus Aegiribacteria sp. encodes:
- a CDS encoding T9SS type A sorting domain-containing protein, giving the protein ESGPVTVSIYDLAGRLRALPVDGEMDPGTHEVEVSGLPSGSYYVRMTAGNDIVRRAFTLAGE; this is encoded by the coding sequence CGGAATCGGGGCCTGTCACCGTTTCCATTTACGATCTTGCGGGAAGACTGAGAGCGTTGCCCGTTGATGGAGAAATGGATCCGGGCACTCATGAGGTCGAAGTCTCAGGTTTGCCGTCAGGTTCCTACTACGTAAGGATGACAGCAGGTAACGATATCGTGCGGAGGGCGTTTACTCTGGCCGGGGAGTAA
- the mtaB gene encoding tRNA (N(6)-L-threonylcarbamoyladenosine(37)-C(2))-methylthiotransferase MtaB: MKKTKRSKNSSCNGKVSGGEYDSLPQFQKHRIYGYTLGCRLNAYETEALLEEFRRRCDVERVTDPDEATLILVNSCAVTGRSTARSRKSVRSFCRNTNARVIVTGCVAEVTPWEFDDQDVILLPNTAKNDLVEIVAGRLGIPTSVFSAHREYTNAIFPAFAPEVMDRTRAFLKVQDGCDNHCTYCIVPAARGPSRSQPGGLVLSQAGKLASAGFREILLTGVDLIRYGNDLYGNDYGLTHLVRDLLEIGGFRIRLSSMEPIGLSTDMLESIAYPGVCRHLHIPVQSGSDRILEKMGRMYSHDDIKELFDRSMELFPGIGIGADVIVGFPGETEEDFRNTIDLISHPAVAYLHVFPFSARPGTPAASMREDMIHTETITNRAKHLRSLSVKMRNRFRKSQIGTDALVLVESRMHKDSGRLIGMTDNYIPIISPPGSREGELVEMTLTERDICWDTR; encoded by the coding sequence ATGAAGAAGACGAAAAGAAGTAAGAATTCTTCTTGTAACGGAAAAGTAAGCGGGGGGGAGTATGACTCCCTCCCGCAGTTTCAGAAGCACCGGATCTACGGCTATACTCTGGGCTGCAGGCTGAACGCGTACGAGACCGAGGCATTGCTGGAGGAATTCAGACGCAGATGTGATGTAGAAAGGGTCACCGACCCTGATGAAGCCACACTTATCCTTGTAAACTCCTGCGCTGTAACCGGAAGAAGTACGGCAAGATCCAGAAAATCCGTACGATCCTTCTGCAGGAATACAAATGCCAGAGTGATTGTCACTGGATGTGTCGCGGAAGTTACACCCTGGGAATTCGATGACCAGGATGTGATCCTCCTGCCAAATACCGCGAAGAATGATCTTGTTGAAATAGTTGCCGGTAGACTTGGTATCCCCACATCTGTGTTCTCCGCGCACAGGGAATATACCAACGCTATATTCCCTGCATTCGCGCCTGAGGTTATGGATAGGACAAGGGCATTCCTGAAAGTTCAGGATGGCTGCGATAACCACTGTACTTACTGCATCGTTCCCGCGGCTCGCGGTCCATCCAGAAGCCAGCCGGGAGGACTGGTATTATCACAGGCAGGGAAGCTTGCATCAGCAGGTTTCAGGGAAATACTGCTTACAGGAGTAGACCTGATAAGGTATGGCAACGATCTCTATGGGAATGATTACGGACTAACTCACCTTGTACGTGACCTCCTTGAAATTGGAGGATTCAGGATACGACTGAGTTCCATGGAACCCATAGGTCTTTCCACGGACATGCTTGAAAGCATAGCCTATCCCGGTGTATGCAGGCATCTGCATATTCCAGTTCAGAGCGGATCCGACCGAATACTTGAAAAAATGGGTCGAATGTACTCGCATGATGACATTAAGGAATTGTTTGACAGGAGTATGGAGCTATTTCCGGGCATCGGTATAGGAGCGGATGTGATAGTCGGATTTCCAGGCGAAACGGAGGAAGACTTCAGGAATACTATAGATCTTATCTCACATCCAGCTGTGGCGTACCTTCATGTATTTCCGTTTTCCGCAAGGCCCGGTACTCCAGCGGCATCGATGCGCGAAGATATGATACATACCGAAACGATAACAAACCGCGCTAAGCATCTCCGCTCACTTTCGGTTAAAATGAGAAACCGGTTCAGGAAATCCCAGATAGGAACGGATGCTCTTGTTCTTGTAGAATCCAGGATGCATAAGGATTCCGGCAGACTGATAGGTATGACAGATAACTATATTCCCATTATCAGCCCTCCGGGCAGCAGGGAGGGGGAACTGGTGGAAATGACCCTCACTGAAAGAGATATCTGCTGGGATACGAGATAG
- the coaE gene encoding dephospho-CoA kinase (Dephospho-CoA kinase (CoaE) performs the final step in coenzyme A biosynthesis.), producing MACMVGITGNSGCGQSTAAGFIAEHCAGVCSLDTIGHRLLSKPFVLSDLAAGFSRADLLTMNTDRIRSELGSIVFHDPGKMDLLNSILHPRMVKWASMSAAVLTGREGIWVLEGALIYELGIDRCLDYMIAVEDTIERSAKHLTIRDGISAEYAFRRWDYQLPVHMKSSRADYVVDNSKDLDYMKQQILTIFEEIKGRHLI from the coding sequence ATGGCTTGTATGGTGGGTATTACAGGAAACAGCGGATGCGGACAGAGTACGGCTGCAGGATTCATCGCAGAGCACTGCGCAGGTGTATGTTCGCTGGATACAATAGGCCACAGGCTTCTCAGTAAGCCATTTGTCCTCAGTGACCTTGCGGCTGGCTTCTCCAGAGCCGATCTCCTGACAATGAACACCGATAGGATTAGATCGGAGTTGGGAAGCATCGTATTTCATGATCCCGGGAAGATGGATTTGCTGAATTCAATACTGCATCCCCGCATGGTCAAATGGGCTTCGATGAGCGCAGCTGTTCTTACCGGCAGAGAAGGAATATGGGTTCTTGAAGGTGCCCTTATCTACGAGCTGGGCATAGACAGATGTCTCGATTATATGATTGCTGTAGAAGACACTATTGAAAGAAGCGCAAAACACCTTACAATAAGAGACGGTATATCTGCTGAATATGCATTCAGAAGGTGGGACTATCAACTTCCTGTCCATATGAAATCATCAAGAGCGGACTACGTTGTAGATAATTCAAAAGACCTGGATTACATGAAGCAGCAGATTCTTACTATATTCGAAGAAATCAAAGGCAGACATCTTATTTGA